The following coding sequences are from one Pyxidicoccus xibeiensis window:
- the sitI6 gene encoding SitI6 family double-CXXCG motif immunity protein: MSRFFWMREDKAAAALHGGSFDAWHPWRLPGVRCPTCGATWSDVGHYYPSIDLSHLAERKYFEKARPEPFAEFARLRELLRPLAPPQAELPPGTGFGPVTGSASGRFGPLAWVGELKLLVRREALERLQAEGVRGLLACPTALRFRRKDPPELLELQVEPRGRLHPDCIPPEVPPPCPTCGRHAFRRPDEPILDAASLPADLDLFRVGNYATMVICTERFMEAVHRLDLDGITYRELPTR, from the coding sequence ATGAGCCGTTTTTTCTGGATGCGCGAGGACAAGGCTGCTGCGGCCCTCCACGGTGGGTCTTTTGACGCGTGGCACCCATGGAGGCTGCCCGGTGTGCGCTGTCCGACGTGCGGCGCTACGTGGAGCGACGTGGGGCACTACTATCCGAGCATCGACTTGTCGCACCTGGCGGAGCGGAAGTACTTCGAGAAGGCCAGGCCCGAGCCCTTCGCCGAGTTCGCGCGCCTGCGCGAGCTGTTACGCCCCTTGGCGCCTCCCCAGGCCGAACTGCCACCTGGTACGGGCTTCGGGCCAGTGACAGGCTCGGCCTCTGGGAGGTTTGGCCCCCTGGCGTGGGTAGGAGAGCTGAAACTCCTCGTGCGCCGGGAGGCGCTGGAGCGGCTTCAGGCAGAGGGCGTGAGAGGGCTGCTGGCCTGCCCGACAGCCCTGCGCTTCCGGCGGAAGGACCCGCCGGAGTTGCTGGAGCTCCAGGTCGAGCCCCGCGGCCGGTTGCACCCGGACTGCATCCCCCCGGAGGTGCCTCCACCGTGCCCGACCTGTGGCCGGCACGCCTTCCGACGGCCCGACGAGCCCATCTTGGACGCAGCATCCCTACCCGCGGACCTGGACCTGTTCCGGGTGGGCAACTACGCAACGATGGTCATCTGCACCGAGCGCTTCATGGAAGCCGTCCACCGGCTGGACCTGGATGGCATCACCTACCGCGAGTTGCCTACGCGATGA
- a CDS encoding bifunctional metallophosphatase/5'-nucleotidase, translated as MLMTQPGCDDEEPEPEPEPELPAPVRVQVLAFNDFHGNLEAPSGSTGRIRVPASDGGTPVDVNAGGAAYLAHHIQALRQENPQNTVVVSAGDLIGASPLASGIFHDEPTIEVMNLMGLDINSVGNHEFDEGFTELLRMQSGGCHPVDGCQAGATFPGASFKFLSANVFTHVATRKTLFPAYDIREFQGVKVAFIGMTLEGTALIVNPTGVAGLTFQDEADTVNALVPELKQQGVEAIVVVIHEGGLPTGSFDECPGISGPIKDLVERFDDAVDVVASGHTHQAYNCIIDGKRVTSAASNGRLLTDIDLVLDPTTRDVVETAARNVIVTRETVHAPVDAYVKEVIVKVAPLRDRVIGQTASVLAAPVRPLPAGSSGESTLGNVVADGMLAATRSEQTGGAVIAMQNPGGVRADINAGDITFGEVFAVQPFANNMVTLTLTGAQLDTLLEQQFQPGGTSILQVSQGFAFSWSASAPRGSKVDPASITLNGVTVDPAANYRVTVNNFMAGGGDGLAVLTEGKDPRTGPIDTDVLEAYTRANNPMPTPALGRVTLLP; from the coding sequence ATGCTCATGACCCAGCCCGGCTGCGACGACGAGGAGCCCGAGCCCGAGCCCGAACCTGAGCTCCCGGCGCCGGTTCGCGTCCAGGTCCTGGCCTTCAATGACTTTCACGGCAACCTGGAGGCCCCGTCGGGCAGCACCGGCCGCATCCGCGTGCCTGCCAGTGATGGCGGCACCCCCGTGGATGTGAATGCCGGTGGCGCGGCCTACCTGGCCCACCACATCCAGGCGCTGCGGCAGGAGAACCCCCAGAACACCGTGGTCGTCTCGGCGGGAGACCTCATCGGCGCCTCGCCGCTGGCCTCCGGCATCTTCCACGACGAGCCCACCATCGAAGTGATGAACCTGATGGGGCTGGACATCAACTCGGTGGGCAACCACGAGTTCGACGAAGGCTTCACCGAGCTGCTGCGCATGCAGAGCGGCGGCTGCCACCCGGTGGACGGGTGCCAGGCGGGAGCGACGTTCCCCGGCGCGAGCTTCAAGTTCCTCTCGGCCAACGTGTTCACCCACGTGGCCACCCGGAAGACGCTGTTCCCGGCCTACGACATCCGCGAGTTCCAGGGGGTGAAGGTCGCCTTCATCGGGATGACGCTGGAGGGCACCGCGCTCATCGTCAACCCCACGGGCGTGGCGGGACTCACCTTCCAGGACGAGGCGGACACGGTCAACGCCCTCGTCCCCGAGCTGAAGCAGCAGGGCGTGGAGGCCATCGTGGTGGTCATCCACGAGGGCGGCCTGCCGACGGGCTCCTTCGATGAGTGCCCCGGCATCTCCGGGCCCATCAAGGACCTCGTCGAGCGGTTCGACGACGCGGTGGACGTGGTCGCCTCGGGCCACACCCACCAGGCATACAACTGCATCATCGACGGCAAGCGCGTCACCAGCGCGGCCAGCAACGGGCGCCTGCTCACCGACATCGACCTGGTGCTGGACCCCACCACGCGTGACGTGGTGGAGACGGCCGCTCGCAACGTCATCGTCACGCGGGAGACCGTGCATGCCCCGGTGGACGCCTACGTGAAGGAAGTCATCGTCAAGGTCGCGCCCCTCAGGGACAGGGTCATCGGCCAGACGGCGAGCGTGCTGGCGGCCCCCGTGCGGCCCCTCCCGGCGGGTAGCTCGGGGGAGTCCACGCTTGGCAACGTCGTGGCGGACGGGATGCTGGCGGCCACGCGCAGCGAGCAGACCGGCGGGGCCGTCATCGCCATGCAGAACCCGGGCGGCGTGCGCGCGGACATCAACGCGGGGGACATCACCTTCGGCGAGGTCTTCGCCGTCCAGCCCTTCGCCAACAACATGGTGACGCTGACGCTCACCGGCGCGCAGCTTGACACGCTGCTGGAGCAGCAGTTCCAGCCGGGAGGCACCTCCATCCTCCAGGTGTCGCAGGGCTTCGCCTTCAGCTGGAGCGCGTCGGCCCCGAGGGGAAGCAAGGTGGACCCGGCGTCCATCACCCTGAATGGCGTGACGGTGGACCCGGCGGCGAACTACCGCGTCACCGTGAACAACTTCATGGCCGGCGGCGGTGACGGACTCGCGGTGCTCACCGAGGGGAAGGACCCTCGCACCGGCCCCATCGACACCGACGTGCTCGAGGCCTACACGCGCGCCAACAACCCGATGCCGACGCCAGCGCTGGGCCGCGTCACCCTGCTTCCGTAG
- a CDS encoding fibronectin type III domain-containing protein — MAAPSAPTNLVARATSSQGVELTWMPPSGTFTGFEVERSVASDGPFALVASPPASALGYGDMGLATGSTYFYRVRAVNGAGASAFTSVVSVSTAAAAPPNAPTGLTGVQEAVGSASVARLAWTDAATDETAYEVQHSGEVISWGATVTLPAGSTGWVHESPVFAWNNYRVRAVSAAGASAWVQVAVYNGPIVVATLCPATEGTSASVLSQTSIRLGWTWNICGGVAIERAPSTTGPWAEVARFGNFIFGGPPNGTWDDTGLAPGTPYHYRFRTLPLFAPAPSGPPWSPSGYTATVSATTSSPVIVAAPTGLTATVTSATSVSLAWTDVAQDETGYSVEYATAAAGPFTEAFRLGANMTATSVSGLTPATAYWMRVRAVKGATSSAPSNGVSFTTASRAVLRTTGDATVMESTALLANQNVTLPSGPNDVGCYFTWTIGPGGQALFHNCGGSALRFDTAALSGRNVLVAALVMYPCGLAPHPVSDARYLVRALAGPWSPSTVTFNTLPQVYTAGSWWLPAPTAGGAQAWDVTTVVKNWASGTWPSNGLYVGQSPITDRVPSWGGQTWDNQNQVTSYCSLEQTGGSINYAPALHVDYR, encoded by the coding sequence GTGGCAGCGCCATCCGCGCCCACGAACCTCGTCGCGCGGGCCACGAGCTCCCAGGGCGTGGAGCTCACCTGGATGCCGCCGTCCGGAACCTTCACCGGCTTCGAGGTCGAGCGTTCCGTTGCGAGCGACGGGCCCTTCGCGCTCGTCGCGAGCCCCCCTGCCTCGGCCTTGGGCTACGGCGATATGGGCCTCGCCACCGGGAGCACCTACTTCTACCGGGTGCGCGCGGTGAATGGCGCCGGCGCGTCGGCGTTCACCTCCGTCGTGAGTGTGAGCACGGCCGCGGCGGCGCCACCCAACGCGCCGACCGGCCTCACCGGCGTGCAGGAGGCGGTTGGCTCCGCCAGCGTGGCGCGGCTCGCCTGGACCGACGCCGCGACCGACGAGACCGCCTACGAGGTGCAGCACTCCGGCGAGGTCATCTCCTGGGGCGCGACCGTCACGCTCCCCGCGGGCTCGACCGGCTGGGTGCACGAGAGCCCGGTCTTCGCCTGGAACAACTACCGCGTGCGGGCCGTGAGTGCCGCGGGCGCCTCCGCCTGGGTGCAGGTCGCCGTCTACAACGGCCCCATCGTCGTCGCCACGTTGTGCCCGGCCACGGAGGGCACGTCGGCTTCCGTGCTGTCGCAGACCTCGATCCGGCTCGGCTGGACCTGGAACATCTGCGGCGGCGTCGCAATCGAGCGCGCGCCGTCCACCACCGGCCCCTGGGCCGAGGTGGCCCGCTTCGGCAACTTCATCTTCGGCGGGCCGCCCAACGGTACGTGGGATGACACGGGCCTCGCGCCGGGCACCCCCTACCACTACCGGTTCCGCACGCTCCCCCTCTTCGCCCCCGCGCCCTCCGGGCCGCCGTGGTCGCCCTCGGGCTACACGGCGACAGTCTCGGCGACGACGTCGTCGCCTGTCATCGTCGCCGCGCCCACCGGGCTCACCGCGACGGTCACCTCCGCTACGAGCGTGAGCCTCGCCTGGACGGACGTGGCCCAGGACGAGACGGGGTACTCCGTGGAGTACGCCACCGCGGCGGCGGGGCCCTTCACCGAGGCCTTCCGCCTCGGCGCCAACATGACCGCGACGAGCGTGAGCGGCCTCACGCCCGCGACGGCCTATTGGATGCGAGTGCGCGCGGTGAAGGGGGCGACGAGCTCCGCGCCCTCCAACGGGGTCTCGTTCACCACCGCGAGCCGCGCCGTGCTGCGCACGACCGGTGACGCCACCGTGATGGAGAGCACCGCGCTGCTCGCCAACCAGAACGTGACCCTCCCCTCCGGACCGAATGATGTGGGCTGCTACTTCACCTGGACCATCGGCCCGGGCGGGCAGGCCCTCTTCCACAACTGTGGTGGCTCGGCGCTCCGGTTCGACACGGCGGCGCTCTCGGGGAGGAACGTGCTCGTGGCGGCGCTCGTGATGTACCCCTGCGGCCTCGCCCCACACCCTGTATCCGACGCGCGCTATCTGGTCCGGGCGCTCGCCGGGCCCTGGAGCCCATCCACGGTGACCTTCAACACGCTGCCGCAGGTCTACACGGCGGGCTCGTGGTGGCTGCCGGCGCCGACGGCCGGCGGCGCGCAGGCCTGGGACGTGACGACCGTCGTGAAGAACTGGGCGAGCGGGACCTGGCCCTCGAACGGCCTCTACGTGGGGCAGTCCCCCATCACGGATCGCGTGCCGAGCTGGGGCGGGCAGACCTGGGACAACCAGAACCAGGTCACGAGCTACTGCAGCCTCGAGCAGACGGGCGGCTCCATCAACTACGCCCCGGCCCTGCACGTGGACTACCGGTAA
- a CDS encoding SRPBCC domain-containing protein translates to MATKTRELQPIDVYLASVRDPAAKKTLGALRMQLRKLLPGAIETISYRMPTFKVDGNAVAGFAFFKTHCGYYPFSGSVVPVLESELDGYSTSKSGITFPPDEPLPAKLVKKLVQTRLAELATREKKPAAASKKTLVTERVTDSAVKEATGRDWKAWMRALDAAGAAELNHKQLVAHLAREVESGWWRQSIAVAYEQARGKRVVGETATTGFQVGVVRTLPMTAPKLWELVTKQAERWLGKGATLKLEPGKPYEVPKRRGAPGVRGEVRVVKPEQRLRMTWQPDGWTKPATLQLTLMPKARGVSLGVHMEKLPDAKAREAMREHWSKVLTSLAQD, encoded by the coding sequence ATGGCGACGAAGACTCGAGAGCTGCAGCCCATCGACGTATATCTGGCGAGCGTGAGGGACCCGGCGGCGAAGAAGACGCTGGGGGCGCTGCGCATGCAGCTCCGGAAGCTGCTCCCCGGCGCCATCGAGACCATCAGCTACCGGATGCCCACCTTCAAGGTCGACGGGAACGCCGTGGCCGGCTTCGCGTTCTTCAAGACCCACTGCGGCTACTATCCCTTCAGCGGCAGCGTGGTGCCGGTGCTGGAGTCGGAGCTGGACGGGTACTCCACGTCGAAGAGCGGCATCACCTTCCCGCCGGACGAGCCGCTCCCGGCGAAGTTGGTGAAGAAGCTGGTGCAGACGCGGCTCGCGGAGCTTGCCACGCGAGAGAAGAAGCCCGCGGCCGCGAGCAAGAAGACGCTCGTCACCGAACGCGTGACCGACAGCGCCGTGAAGGAGGCCACCGGACGTGACTGGAAGGCCTGGATGCGCGCCCTGGATGCGGCGGGGGCGGCCGAGCTGAACCACAAGCAGCTCGTTGCTCACCTGGCCCGGGAGGTCGAGTCAGGCTGGTGGCGGCAATCCATCGCGGTGGCGTATGAACAGGCCCGCGGCAAGCGGGTGGTTGGTGAGACCGCGACGACGGGCTTCCAGGTGGGCGTGGTGCGCACGCTGCCGATGACCGCCCCCAAGCTGTGGGAACTGGTCACGAAGCAGGCGGAGCGCTGGCTTGGCAAGGGCGCGACGCTGAAGCTCGAGCCGGGCAAGCCCTATGAGGTCCCCAAGCGTCGCGGAGCGCCAGGCGTGCGCGGAGAGGTCCGGGTGGTGAAGCCCGAGCAACGCCTGCGCATGACGTGGCAGCCAGACGGCTGGACGAAGCCGGCAACGTTGCAGCTCACGCTGATGCCAAAGGCGCGGGGCGTGTCCCTGGGCGTGCACATGGAGAAGCTTCCGGACGCGAAGGCCCGGGAGGCGATGCGTGAGCACTGGTCGAAGGTCCTCACGAGCCTCGCGCAGGATTGA
- a CDS encoding serine/threonine-protein kinase, with the protein MTVELQPLDGRVVLKGLLGEGGMGHVHRAFDSTLERAVAVKFLRGDDPRETERLVLEARLQARVEHENVVRVHAVGSLEGRACLVLQLVEGKTLADLAAGLTLATRVELVRQAALGLDAAHRQGLVHRDVKPDNVLVEEGPGVPLARLGDFGLARGEEGGLSHSGFPAGTLEYMAPEQLASAGPVDFRADVYALGATLYAVLAGHPPFHGLAEATGRSEPAGLLRRILADEPPALGAAVPRELALVAACAMAREPAARYPSALAFAEDLGRFQRSEPVLARPPTLAYRATKWARRNPVAARAAAVAAAAVVLGVAWAAFAERRAGLDALEAARLGAEAQRMESAMRIAHLSPAHDLSPVYAAIRSTVDELRRADGSAGAAARAFAIGRGLQLLHDADPAREALERAWTLGFHHPEAALALGLLDGERYARERAQLPRIDDPKRKEGRIAALRARFREPAVARLRLVPAATDADRDLLEARIALVEERHADAAALARRAREAGADPLEASTLEGEAWLRRSLEVYETRDLDGTLAPLAEALPALRRAAEIGRSAPRPRLLLAQALLHEGVVRQQREPVRADRFEPALAVLAEGLALDPKDPDLLVARSEIFAEKGRLARMLGTDPGPGLLAAVTSADAATRAAPANRSAWERLAWACLNYARELRDARYEVGWAWEKGIAAATRAGELSPESSIPPSLLSQMYADRAETTGIRGGDSTEDIEAALVAARRVAEIGDRPIVSRIMLSQAIREDATRRWSAGEAADARFAEAARIIGEAFSRGEGQSATAGFGVQIAVLWAESVLLEGRGPDAALAAVAPWAAALRTRVDTDIIAAAQLAELEVLDVQAAVLAGRDPGPALARAWPLLEKVVKAGVYPAMRGRMAEAELHRAAWLAGRGLDPLPALTAADRYAQLMKAEDASSPDGWRLETEVVLARPSPLAADLARARAAIDKSLTFRPEDPRLLALRGHVLAASGDLAGARAALEQARTRNGRLAWVKSLQARLH; encoded by the coding sequence ATGACGGTGGAGTTGCAGCCGCTGGACGGGCGCGTCGTGCTCAAGGGACTGCTCGGGGAGGGCGGGATGGGCCACGTCCACCGCGCCTTTGACTCCACGCTCGAGCGCGCGGTGGCGGTGAAGTTCCTGCGCGGCGACGACCCGCGCGAGACCGAGCGGCTCGTCCTCGAGGCGCGGCTGCAGGCGCGAGTGGAGCATGAGAACGTGGTCCGCGTGCACGCGGTCGGCTCGCTGGAGGGCCGCGCGTGCCTCGTGCTCCAGCTCGTCGAGGGGAAGACGCTCGCGGACCTCGCCGCGGGCCTCACGCTCGCCACCCGGGTCGAGCTGGTGCGCCAGGCGGCCCTCGGGCTCGACGCCGCCCACCGCCAGGGGCTCGTGCACCGCGACGTGAAGCCCGACAACGTGCTGGTGGAGGAGGGGCCGGGCGTGCCGCTGGCGAGGCTCGGTGACTTCGGCCTCGCCCGCGGCGAGGAGGGCGGGCTCTCCCACTCCGGCTTCCCGGCGGGCACGCTCGAGTACATGGCCCCCGAGCAGCTCGCCAGCGCGGGCCCGGTGGACTTCCGCGCCGACGTCTATGCGCTCGGCGCCACCCTCTACGCGGTGCTCGCCGGGCACCCGCCGTTCCACGGGCTCGCCGAGGCGACGGGGCGCTCCGAGCCAGCGGGCCTGCTGCGCCGCATCCTCGCCGATGAGCCGCCGGCCCTCGGCGCCGCGGTCCCCCGCGAGCTGGCGCTCGTGGCCGCGTGCGCGATGGCGAGGGAACCGGCCGCGCGCTACCCCTCGGCGCTCGCGTTCGCCGAGGACCTCGGCCGCTTCCAGCGCAGCGAGCCGGTGCTGGCGCGGCCGCCGACGCTCGCCTACCGCGCCACGAAGTGGGCGCGGCGCAACCCGGTGGCGGCGCGCGCGGCCGCCGTGGCGGCGGCGGCGGTGGTGCTCGGCGTGGCGTGGGCCGCGTTCGCCGAGCGGCGGGCGGGCCTGGACGCGCTCGAGGCCGCGCGGCTGGGCGCCGAGGCGCAGCGCATGGAGAGTGCGATGCGCATCGCGCACCTGTCGCCCGCGCACGACCTCTCGCCGGTGTACGCGGCCATCCGCTCCACCGTGGACGAGCTGCGGCGCGCGGACGGCAGCGCCGGAGCGGCCGCGCGGGCCTTCGCCATCGGGCGCGGCCTCCAGCTCCTCCATGACGCCGACCCGGCCCGCGAGGCGCTCGAGCGGGCGTGGACGCTCGGGTTCCATCACCCCGAGGCGGCGCTCGCGCTCGGCCTGCTGGACGGCGAGCGCTACGCGCGCGAGCGCGCGCAGCTCCCGCGCATCGACGACCCGAAGCGGAAGGAAGGCCGCATCGCCGCGCTCCGCGCGCGCTTCCGCGAGCCCGCCGTGGCGCGCCTGCGGCTCGTCCCCGCCGCGACCGACGCCGACCGCGACCTCCTCGAGGCCCGCATCGCGCTCGTGGAGGAGCGCCATGCCGACGCCGCCGCGCTCGCCCGGAGGGCGCGCGAGGCCGGGGCCGACCCGCTCGAGGCGAGCACCCTCGAGGGCGAGGCCTGGCTGCGCCGCTCCCTCGAGGTCTACGAGACGCGAGACCTTGACGGGACGCTCGCGCCCCTCGCCGAGGCCCTCCCGGCGCTCCGGCGCGCGGCCGAGATAGGACGCAGCGCCCCCCGGCCCCGCCTCCTGCTCGCCCAGGCGCTCTTGCACGAGGGCGTGGTCCGCCAGCAGCGCGAGCCGGTCCGCGCCGACCGCTTCGAACCGGCGCTCGCGGTCCTCGCCGAGGGGCTCGCCCTGGACCCGAAGGACCCGGACCTGCTGGTCGCGCGCTCCGAGATTTTCGCGGAGAAGGGGCGCCTCGCACGCATGCTCGGCACCGACCCGGGCCCGGGCCTGCTCGCCGCGGTCACCTCCGCCGACGCCGCGACGCGGGCCGCGCCGGCGAACCGCTCCGCCTGGGAGCGGCTCGCCTGGGCTTGCCTCAATTACGCTCGAGAGCTGCGCGATGCCCGTTACGAGGTGGGCTGGGCCTGGGAGAAGGGCATCGCGGCGGCGACGCGCGCGGGCGAGCTCTCTCCCGAGTCGAGCATCCCGCCCTCGCTGCTCTCGCAGATGTACGCGGACCGCGCCGAGACCACCGGCATCCGCGGCGGCGACTCGACCGAGGACATCGAGGCGGCGCTCGTCGCGGCGCGCCGGGTGGCGGAGATTGGAGACCGCCCCATCGTGTCGCGCATCATGCTCTCCCAGGCCATACGCGAGGACGCCACCCGGCGCTGGTCGGCCGGCGAGGCGGCCGACGCGCGCTTCGCGGAGGCGGCCCGCATCATCGGCGAGGCCTTCTCGAGGGGCGAGGGCCAGTCGGCGACCGCCGGCTTCGGCGTGCAGATTGCGGTCCTCTGGGCCGAGTCCGTGCTCCTCGAGGGACGGGGGCCAGACGCCGCGCTGGCCGCGGTGGCTCCCTGGGCCGCGGCGCTGCGGACGCGCGTCGACACCGACATCATCGCCGCCGCCCAGCTCGCCGAGCTCGAGGTGCTCGACGTCCAGGCCGCGGTGCTGGCGGGACGGGACCCCGGGCCTGCGCTCGCCCGGGCCTGGCCGCTGCTCGAGAAGGTGGTGAAGGCCGGGGTCTACCCGGCGATGCGGGGCCGGATGGCGGAGGCCGAGCTGCACCGCGCGGCGTGGCTGGCCGGCCGCGGCCTCGACCCCCTCCCGGCCCTCACCGCCGCCGACCGGTACGCGCAGCTCATGAAGGCGGAGGATGCGAGCAGCCCCGACGGCTGGCGCCTCGAGACGGAGGTCGTGCTCGCGCGGCCCTCGCCGCTGGCGGCCGACCTCGCCCGGGCGCGTGCCGCCATCGACAAGTCCCTGACCTTCAGGCCGGAGGACCCGCGCCTCCTCGCCCTCCGCGGCCACGTGCTCGCCGCGTCGGGGGACCTCGCAGGCGCACGCGCCGCACTCGAGCAGGCCCGGACGCGGAACGGCCGGCTGGCGTGGGTCAAGTCGCTGCAGGCCAGGCTGCATTAG
- a CDS encoding aminotransferase-like domain-containing protein — translation MPPGIPTITLDSRSNRPVYLQIAHALMSEIHRGRFRPGDALPGYRTLAQELGVSRNTVMAAYRELADEGWLVAAPGEGSTVAPTPPRRLPGASETPPGPAAEPTGAGMGFDLRRPPDDLSVPDAARNLLRVATGNPDPRLLPGAALARAYRRALTVNPRGTLAVDDPQGHPTLREALARTLRAARGVAAAPERLVVTRGGQLPLALVAHALLGPGDAVAVEALGARDAWEACARAGARCLPVPVDAQGLDVDTLERLLSTERLRAVLITPVRQYPSVVALSPERRSRLLALAERHRFAVLESEHDAEFQFEGALPLPLAAEDRAGVVVLVGSLSKIFSPGLRLGFVHAPAPLVAQLRSARDALDRHGDPALERAMAELLEDGEIERHLNRMHPIYRHRRDVLANALSEHLGAALTFAPPTGGLALWARTREGLDVDAWARRGLERGVAFQAGRQFAFDGGAVPGLRIGFSNYGDAELVEVARRMGEALPEER, via the coding sequence GTGCCCCCCGGCATCCCCACCATCACCCTTGACTCGCGCTCCAACCGTCCGGTCTACCTGCAGATTGCGCATGCGCTCATGTCCGAGATTCACCGCGGCCGGTTCCGGCCCGGCGACGCGCTCCCGGGCTACCGCACGCTCGCGCAGGAGCTGGGCGTGTCCCGCAACACGGTGATGGCCGCGTACCGCGAGCTCGCCGACGAGGGATGGCTGGTGGCGGCGCCGGGCGAGGGGAGCACCGTTGCACCCACGCCGCCGCGGCGCCTTCCGGGCGCCTCCGAGACTCCGCCCGGGCCCGCGGCGGAGCCCACGGGCGCCGGCATGGGCTTCGACCTCCGACGGCCCCCCGACGACCTCTCAGTGCCCGACGCCGCCCGCAATCTGCTGCGCGTCGCCACCGGCAACCCCGACCCGCGCCTCCTGCCTGGCGCCGCGCTCGCGCGGGCCTACCGCCGCGCGCTCACCGTGAACCCGCGCGGCACGCTCGCGGTGGACGACCCGCAGGGCCACCCCACCCTGCGCGAGGCGCTCGCGCGCACGCTGCGCGCGGCCCGCGGCGTCGCAGCCGCGCCTGAGCGCCTGGTGGTCACCCGCGGCGGGCAGCTGCCGCTGGCCCTCGTTGCCCACGCCCTGCTCGGGCCAGGCGACGCGGTGGCGGTCGAGGCGCTCGGGGCTCGGGACGCGTGGGAGGCGTGCGCCCGCGCCGGAGCGCGCTGCCTGCCGGTGCCGGTGGACGCTCAGGGGCTCGACGTGGACACCCTCGAGCGGCTCCTCTCGACGGAGCGGCTGCGCGCGGTGCTCATCACCCCGGTGCGCCAGTACCCCTCGGTGGTCGCGCTCTCGCCGGAGCGCAGGTCGCGGCTGCTCGCCCTCGCGGAGCGCCACCGGTTCGCCGTGCTGGAGTCCGAGCACGACGCCGAGTTCCAGTTCGAAGGCGCGCTGCCCCTGCCGCTCGCCGCGGAGGACCGCGCGGGCGTGGTGGTGCTGGTGGGCTCCCTCTCGAAAATCTTCAGCCCCGGGCTCCGCCTCGGCTTCGTCCACGCGCCCGCGCCCCTCGTGGCACAGCTGCGCTCCGCCCGCGACGCCCTCGACCGCCACGGTGACCCCGCGCTCGAGCGGGCGATGGCGGAGCTGCTCGAGGACGGCGAGATTGAGCGCCACCTCAACCGCATGCACCCCATCTACCGCCACCGCCGCGACGTGCTCGCGAACGCGCTCTCGGAGCACCTCGGCGCCGCGCTCACCTTCGCCCCGCCCACGGGCGGCCTCGCCCTGTGGGCCCGCACGCGAGAGGGGCTCGACGTGGACGCCTGGGCGCGGCGCGGCCTCGAGCGCGGGGTCGCCTTCCAGGCCGGCCGGCAGTTCGCCTTCGACGGCGGCGCCGTCCCGGGGCTGCGCATCGGGTTCTCCAACTACGGCGACGCAGAGCTGGTCGAGGTCGCGCGGCGCATGGGCGAAGCCCTCCCGGAGGAGCGATGA
- a CDS encoding ankyrin repeat domain-containing protein: MSRPKKVTERCRDCAVAGGKLHEPFCPQERCPYCGGQLASCDCIFDVLQLDDAERRAVDEYVDDTVEPLRGIMERWWAALESKGRRPFQPLPPNDPGRVIHAVLTGRVADVRALQQAGFEADVAREDGYTLLMAAVLKERVDLVEYLLGAGADPNARTASGERVLGFALRSRDTPSESSDPTEDRQAQCVRLLLRHGADPNAAGPDGHTPLMEAAWWGALGAARAMLDAGADATRKDARSRTACALAREQGHARLAALLEGAMKPASPR; the protein is encoded by the coding sequence ATGAGCAGACCCAAGAAGGTCACGGAGCGCTGCCGCGACTGTGCAGTGGCGGGCGGCAAGCTCCACGAGCCATTCTGCCCCCAGGAAAGGTGCCCCTACTGCGGCGGGCAGCTTGCGTCCTGCGACTGCATCTTCGACGTCCTCCAACTGGATGACGCCGAACGCAGGGCCGTCGACGAATACGTCGATGACACGGTGGAACCGCTTCGAGGAATCATGGAGCGCTGGTGGGCCGCGCTCGAGTCCAAGGGGCGCCGCCCCTTCCAGCCCCTCCCACCCAATGACCCGGGCCGAGTCATCCATGCCGTCCTGACGGGACGGGTGGCCGACGTGCGGGCGCTGCAACAGGCTGGGTTCGAGGCAGATGTCGCGCGTGAGGACGGCTACACCCTGCTCATGGCCGCCGTGTTGAAGGAACGCGTCGACCTGGTGGAGTACCTCCTCGGCGCCGGTGCCGACCCGAATGCCCGGACCGCGTCCGGAGAGCGCGTCCTGGGCTTCGCGCTACGGAGCCGCGACACCCCCTCCGAGAGCAGCGACCCGACGGAGGACCGCCAGGCGCAGTGTGTCCGCCTGCTTCTCCGGCATGGGGCCGACCCCAACGCCGCGGGCCCGGATGGGCATACGCCCCTCATGGAGGCCGCGTGGTGGGGCGCCCTCGGGGCCGCCAGGGCCATGTTGGATGCCGGAGCCGACGCGACCCGGAAGGATGCGCGGAGCCGCACGGCATGCGCGCTGGCGCGCGAGCAGGGCCATGCCAGGCTCGCGGCGCTCTTGGAAGGCGCGATGAAACCGGCCTCGCCACGATGA